Within Triticum dicoccoides isolate Atlit2015 ecotype Zavitan chromosome 1B, WEW_v2.0, whole genome shotgun sequence, the genomic segment AAGAGGTTGAATGGAAAATTATATATCGCTAGGCAATAGCCCCAGATTCCAGCCGCGAAGGGGCAGCTAGATACAAGGTGCAGACCATCCTCCCACCCTAAGTGGCATAATTGACAGATCGGGTTGTGAGGCCAACCTCGCTTCGCAAGGTTGTCCGCAGTCAAACATTTGCCCTGTACAAAGAGCCAACTGAAGAATCTTATTCTTGGTGGAACCTTGATCCAAATGATCTCAGGAAGAGGAGAATCAATCTTGCCCCAGAATTGACATAGGTAAGCTGACTTAGCATTATATCTTCCATCCACTGACCATTTCCAAATGAACTCATCCTCCAGGTTGGAGAAAGTGACCACACTGGATCTGTGCCAAAAGTCAATGTATTCGCGCAACACCTCGGTGCCCGGGTTGCGCTTGAGAAGAGTGACCCATTTTCTATTGGTGAGTCCTTTAGCCAACGATATTCTTCTGTTCTTGCTATGCTTGAAAAGGTTAGGAAACAAAACAGCTGGAATCTCACCGTTGAGCCAGTGATCGTGCCAAAAGGATATCTTAATACCACTACCAATTTTGATGGAGGTACAAGCAATGAAAAGAGCCTTAACGTGCTTGTCAGCAGGGAGCTGCAGACCTTGCCATGGTTTATCCGGATCTGTGATGCTTTGCCAAAGCCAGCGTACTTTAAGCGTCCACCCCTGAGCTTGAAGGTCATGGATGCCAAGCCCGCCTACAGAGATGGGTGAGCACACCTGGGTCCAGCGGACAAGGCACTTGCCACCGCAGACAGCATCAGAGCCAGACCATAAAAAAGCACGATGTAGCCTATCGATTTGCTTGATGACCCATTTCGGTTGATGAACAGCCAGAAGCATGAAAATTGGCATTGCCGAAAGTACAAACCCCACGAGTACCATTCTTCCAGTGGAGGAGATCCACCTAGCCTTCCAACCCGcaatcttcttaattaacttgtcaAGCAGGTCTTGGAAGTCAACGAGCTTCAACCGCCTATCAGATAGAGGCATCCCAAGGTAAGTGCAGGGGAAGCTAGCCAGCTGGCATCCAAGATCCAGCTGCAGGGGAGTAAGGTCAAGGCCGTCACACCGAATAGGAAGGATCTTGCTTTTAGCCAGGTTAGTGATGAGACCAGTTGCTTCACCAAAAATCTTCAGCACTTCAGTTACAACCCCAAAATCATGCATCTCAGGCTTGAGGAAAATGATGACATCGTCTGCGTAAATAGATGCACGGTGTTTAACAAGTTGGTTACCCAGAGGGGATAGGATGTTGTTCCTTTCTGCTTTGTCCATCAACCTTCCAAGGCAGTCCACCACAAGCACAAAGAGCAGCGGCGAGAGGGGATCTCCTTGCCTGAGGCCCTTACGATGGAGGATTTGTTGACTGCATTTGGAGTTGACTAATATTCTTGTGGAAGCAGAGAAAAAGAGGGCTGATATCCATCCTCTCCACTTCGGCCCAAAACCCAGACCTTGCAGTAGCTTAAGCAGAAACTCCCATGAAACTGAATCAAAGGCTTTGGATATATCCAACTTAAGCATAACAGAGGGGATTTTTTTTCTGCCTTAGGGTCTTAGCCATTGCCTGAACATAGACAAAATTATCATGTATGCTTCGCCCTTTAATGAATGCATTCTGACATGGGGAGGTTAGCTTGTTCATCCATGGTTGTAGTCTGGCATCCATCATCTTGGTAATTAATTTTGCGAAGAAGTGGATTAGGCTAATGGGCCTAAAATCTTGAGGTGTAACAGCACCCTGGTGCTTTGGAAGCAAGGCAATAACAGCACTATTAAGCAGAAATAAGTTTTGCATGTTCAGCCCTTGGAAGTGTCTCAAAGCAGCAATCAAGTCATATTTGACAGTATCCCAACACGTGCGAAAGAAGAGGCTAGTGTAACCATCAGGACCAGGGGCCTTCTCTGGGTGCATATCAAAAACAGCCTTTTTGATTTCCTCCTCCGAAAATGCAAGGTCAAGGGAAGCTAGATCACAGGTAGGGAGGTCAAGAGCTTCGAGGTTTAAAGAAGAGTTCCTGGGTTGATAAGTGCCAAGAAGATCATTAAAATGTTGCCAGATATGCTCCTCTTTGTTTTGCTGGTCAGTATATTCGGTGTCTTGAACTAAGATAGAAGTAATGAAATTTTTCCTTCTTCTAGCAGTGGCCTTCAAGTGAAAAAACCGAGAGTTGCAGTCTCCCTCCTTGAGCCTGAGAAATCTGGAACGTTGACGCAACATACATTTGTCCAAGGCAGCAAAGCCGAGGCTCATCATCTTTAACTTGCCTCTGAAAGTGTGCTCTTCGGGGGTGAGTATCCTGTTATCTCTAGCAATATCCAGCTGTAAGATAAGTTCGTGGACAATTCTGGTCCTTAACTGAATATCACTCAGCAGAGAGGAAGCCCAAGACTTGAGCTTCTTGGCAGTGAAGGACAATTTTTTATGCAAATTGGTGTACGGATTGCTCGACTTAGTAGCCCTATCCCAAGCTGCAGTAATAACTTCATTGAACCCCTCTAGCCGTACCCACATATTTTCAAACATGAATCTTCTCTGTGGCTTGAACAGAGCATTACTTGAAAGCAGGAGTGGACAATGATCTGAATCAGCGGAGGAAAGGCCTTGTAACAGAGCATTGGGGAAAAGTTCATTCCAAGGTTGATTATAAAGAACCCTGTCGAGCCTGACCAGGATAGTGTGCAGTTGCTCATTGCTCCAAGTATATCTCCTACCATGCAAATACATGTCCTTGAGCTCCAACCGGTTCATAAAGTTTCTGAATGCATTGATCAACCCTCTATTGATATTACCATTGCTtttgtcagcagcagcagcaatcaaGTTGAAATCGCCCACTAAAATCAGAGGATCGGGGGAGTTCATGCATAACAGTTGTAAGTCATTAAGAAAAGAAATCTTCTCATTGTGAGGCTGTGGACCATACACATTAATCAGTTGCCAAGAGTCACTAGTAATCTTATTTGAGCACTTGAGGGAAATGAAATTTCTGGAGCATTGCACATAATTGACAGCAACAGCATCAGACCAAGCAACTAGCAGGCCTCCACTAGCGCCATCAGACGGCGAGAAGGAGAATTCGGAGAAGGCGACACCGCAAATCTCAGCCACAACAGCAGAATCAACATTCGATAACTTTGTCTCCTGCAGGCAAACCACACTGACGGCATGTAAATTGATGAACGACCGAACAGCGGTCCTCCTCGCCGGCGAATTTAGGCCTATATCTTACCAGAATTTTCTGTAGACTTAATCAAAATTTAAAAGTTTGACTTGGGACAACCCTAGATCAATTCTTTCGATACGGGTGGAGTGAAAAAACAGTGTTCCCAATGTTTAGCAACGTATTGACAGGCCAAGATATGTGAATGCAGCGATGCCTACTACTATGCCTTGGAAACCTTCATTTCATTCCAGAAGAAACGAAGAGAGGAGCCGGATGACGCTGACGAGGCACGAGAAAGCGAGGGGAATCCGGGACATTTCGGTCGAAGGAATGGGTCGGTAACGGTACGTGCTTGATCCGACGATGAGTCGCCGTTGCAGTTTTCTTTCCTGTGATGCGCGCGTCGACTCTTTCATTGAATCCCCATAAATTAGGCCGGTGATACATCGGCATCGGCGCGGTGCTCCGATGATCCCCGTGTCCGCGAAACCGCGTGTACGTGCAGCAGCGCGAGAGACCGGACTCCCGTACGCTCCGGCGGCGACTCCCCGGCCCGATGGCGACCACGGTGGTTGCGCTCGACGTACGCGGCGGTTTTCACAGTTAAGACTTGAAACTCACCACTCACCTCAGCCAAACCCATGGGAGTAAACTGGAACCTTGACGTGAAATCCAGCCACACCATGCGTGATTCTTTTACGTGCGTCGCGTGAGATGAGATTCGAATGTGCCCTGCCCTGAACTCATGCGTGCATCCTCTGCCACAGAATCTTCTCCTCTTACTTGCAAGAAACGAAAATGAGGAGAAAAAAAAGCCTCGCCGTCTGCAGCTGAAGTGGACGGAAAAGGACGCGTCTTGAAAAGAAATCCTGGGCTTCTAGATCGACCGACCGGGCGTGCTCGTCTTGTCCGTCGGCCTTGACCGGGACTGAGCTGCAGATAAAGAGGAGGAGCTTCAGAAAGGACGACCCGACGGAAGAAAACAGAGCCAAAAGCGGCACCGAGCAACCGATCGAGCAAAGCACAACACACCACATCACCTCGCGCTCTCTAGCTAGCTACATAAGCAGTACGGCCGCACTTCCTTGTCCAGGATCAGAGAGCGCCGATCGTCGGACCACGGGCGGCCACACGACACCAACACGAGCGAGCCACGGCGCGGTCGAGCGAGGTGCGATGGAGACGCTCGCTGTTGCCGGGGGCAAGCCGCTGTCGTCGGCGCGGGCGCGGCGGATCGCCAGGAGCCGGGAGGAGATGCTCGGCCTTCTTGCTGATTTCGACGGCGGCGACGGCTCAGACCGCGAGCTCTCCTTCTCCGACCTCGTCGACGCCGTCAGGCCGCCGCCCCACACCGGCCACGCCTCCGCGTCGCCGCCGGCACCAGTCGGGGTCGAAGCGGAGGCGGCCGAGCAGAGGCGGGAGGAGGCCCCGGCACCGAAGCAGAAgcaagcggcggcggtggcgggaaaggagagaaggaggCTGCGGAGACGGCAGAGCGACAACAGGGGCAGCTGCGGAGGAGGCGCGGACGGCAACGGCGTGCTCCTCAACTTCTACGTGCCGGGGCTGCTCACCCGGAGCATCACGGCGCCGCGCCCCGGCCGGGGGGTGATGCCGGCCGCGGGAGCACGGCAGAGCGCGCCGCCGACGGTTGCTGCCGGCAAAACCAGGTGAGGTTTTCTGACCTCAACTGGCAGTGCATGAGATCTTTCTGCTTCTCGAGATTCGCACCATGGATAGTGCAACAAACTGCAATGATTAACATCTCGATTCACATATAATTAGCCATGCAGTCAAACAGACAGTTAACCCCACCCCGGAAAAAGAGTATTACCAGTTGCTAATCATGTCGAAATATTTTCTAGTCGAGAGAGTCATAGCAGCTGTAGACTTTAGCTAGCTATAGTGAAGTCTGACTGGTACGTTTGCACTGAATATCTGCAACTGCATCGGATTTTCTTATGTTCACATGATAACAGTAAACATATTTCACAACCATTATAAATGCTCATTAGTCATGTCATTATTTCCAACCCCACAACAAAAGCAAATTGCGTGGCCACGAAAATTCGTTCTCCAACAAACGGGTTTTAAAAAGACAAAACACTAATCACTGCACTTTTGGTCAGAAAAAAAAACAATAACCAATATACTaccagtgtagtagtagtagtagtatagcaTGCGAAAAGTCTGCATTTTTCTAAGGGTTTCAGTTTCTTTGACAATTCCAAGACCCCTCTCCTTTAGACCACATGATTAAACCTTTTGACTTTGCTTGCTCTTCGGAGAAAATGGGACAACTCAGTACCTGGGATATGAAAGGAACAGTGAACCTGACAATGTGATCATAGTGCACCAGAAATACGCAGATTACAGATATCTATATATTGTCAATTATAACCTGACAATGTGTCCATAGTGCTTGCAAGCAAAACTGCGTTTTACACGTTCAACACCAATGCTCATTTCAGATGACGATGGGCCATGACTGTACAAACCTAACCTACTTATGTCCAAATCTTTCAGGATGCAGGCGTCGCTGGACATCGGCTGCTGGCCGGCGCTGTGGGGCAGAGGCCGCGACCACCACCACCGTAACAAGCCAGTCTgagagtcttcttcttcttccatgcacATACAGCCGGTGTAGTGGTACCACTACTTGTAGCTTGAGACTTGTTGTGCAGCTAATCCGAGCCTTCTTTTTCTGCTCACACATGTAAATTATTATCTCCTGTTTTTGTGAACGTGGTTTGCGTTGGCGCCTTGTTTAAACTCCGTTGGTGTGGTTGCGTGAGTGTGATCTTTCTTTCTCGAAAGGCAGGCAGCCACGGACGGACATGTCAACTGTAGGCTTACTTTGTCACTTTGTGACTTTGCGAGATCCGGCGGTGCTGTTGAGTGAGAGCACGCGATGCTACTTTTCGACAGGCCGCCTCACGTTGCCCGTGGCGTGCCGCTGAAGCGATGCATGCAAAGCTCGCACAAAAAGGCAGAACCAACTGAAATCTCGGCGGTGCGTACGTACGTGACCTCGCTTTCAGTTTCAGCAGGCGATAGATAAAATCGAGGCTGGGTGGTGAGTGGTGACACAAGACATGAAAACGATTGCTGTGATTCAGCTGACTGAATCTACTACTACCAGCTAGCAGCCTAGTACGGTCTTGCCGTCGTTGTAGCTTGGCTGGTTTTCTGCCTCACGACTGCGTCCAACCAGATACGATACCACTGCCGATACCGGCCCGCTGAAGTCAAGACAAGAGACAACGAGATAGACAGATAGTGTCAACCGATGCCGACGGCACACGGCACAGCATGACACGTAGCGTACCAAGGTGGCGACGTAGCAGGGACAAGGCAACTGCGGCAATATGTGCATCCAGTCCATTGGTTCAGCTAGCGTGGCTAGTCCATCGAGGTGGCAATCACAAACTCTGTTCATTGTGAAGAAACAGCAAACGTTGCATTAGGATTCAGAGCCATATTACAAACCTGCTACTAAGATCTCAAGTCCACCGTAAGGCGCAACAAACTGACTACCGAATTAACCCGACACAGACCAACTACACAACCAGCAACAAGTCCACAACCCCCCGAAGATTGGGGCCAGCAAGCGCGAAACACACACTACTAGTAGCGACATGGAGCCATCAGAAATAGCCCCTGACCGAGCACGCACACGATCACGGAGGAACACAGACCTCGCTCGCTCGCCCCTACTCCTGGAGGTCggcgtcgtcctcgtcctcgtacagctcctcctcctcgtcggcggTGGCGTCCTGGTACTGCTGGTACTCGGCGACCAGGTCGTTCATGTTGCTCTCGGCCTCGGTGAACTCCATCTCGTCCATGCCCTCGCCCGTGTACCAGTGAAGGAAAGCCTTCCTCCTGAACATGGCCGTGAACTGCTCGCTCACCCGCCGGAACATCTCCTGGATGGACGTCGAGTTGCCGATGAAGGTGGACGCCATCGACAGGCCCCTGGGAGCGATGTCGCACACGCTCGACTTGACGTTGTTGGGGATCCACTCCACGAAGTAGGAAGAGTTCTTGTTCTGCACGTTGATCATCTGCTCGTCAACCTCCTTGGTGCTCATCTTGCCGCGGAACATGGCCGAGGCCGTCAGGTAGCGGCCGTGCCGGGGGTCGGCGGCGCACATCATGTTCTTGGAGTCCCACATCTGCTGGGTCAGCTCCGGGACCGTGAGGGAGCGGTACATCTGGGAGCCGCGGGAGGTCAGCGGCGCGAACCCGACCATGAAGAAGTGGAGACGTGGGAAGGGGATCAGGTTCACTGCCAGCTTCCGGAGGTCGGAGTTCAGCTGGCCGGGGAACCTCAGGCAGCAGGTCACTCCGCTCATGGTGGCAGAGATCAGATGGTTCAAATCTCCAACTGCAGAAAATAACACGAGCGGTTAAATGTTAGACACAGCAAGCAACATAATTCTAAGCACAAAGCAAAGAGTCTTTATAACTGTGACTGAAAATGTGTTTGGTTTTGTCAGATTAGCATGACAACTAACAGTCATCATCCTCACAGATCCAACTTAAGCAAAATCTCAACCAggacacatctgaatcataacagtGTAGTATCTGAAGTAGTGCAATACTGCAGAAGTGCATCCAAATGAATGCCCTGAGCAAATAACTCAAGCACAAGAGTCCATTTAGAGTTTCAAAGCATGTCTAAGAATTACCCAAACTGCTCTAAAAGAATAGTCAGGACAAACATCATGTTCCGATTCTTCAGTTATGAATAGCAAGTATGCATTAATGTTTGTGTTATTAAGCATGTTATAACATGTAGTTAAAATATTCAGAATTAGGAAGATCCACTTGACATCATGCTCACAATCATCTATAGGATGTAACAATAAAAAGGTACAGATTTCACTTACAGCTGGGAGTGGTCAGCTTGAGAGTCCTGAAACAGATGTCATAAAGAGCCTCGTTGTCAAGAACCATGCACTCATCTGCATTCTCAACCAACTGATGGACGGAAAGAGTGGCATTGTAAGGCTCAACAACAGTATCAGATACTTTCGGTGAGGGGAAAACAGAGAACGTAAGCATCATGCGGTCAGGGTATTCCTCCCTGATCTTTGATATCAAAAGGGTCCCCATGCCTGATCCAGTACCACCACCAAGAGAGTGGCATACTTGGAAACCTGAAAACATAAAAAGATGCTTAAATAATGATTTCAACTGGACAGAGGTAATGCTGAATATAAATAGATAACCACTATTTAGACACAAAATAGATGAAAGCAGCATAGGTACATAATCAGTAGTTATGCTAGATGTCTCACTATCAGAATAATTCACCAGATATGGAAGCAATGAGTGCCATGACAACAATACAAAACAATGTAAGCAGAGACCTAGTACTAACTCTGAATAATACACCAAGTTGTCCAAGTATGCAGGTTTTCCAACTAGTGCCCTTATTCACAAACAAGTAATCATGGCAATAAAAAAAGATGCATACTAACAGAAGATGCCACGGCATCATCGCATAGCATTACTGGCGTAATACATATTGTAGCCTAACACAATTCAAATCTGCATACCAGTAAATGGTGTGTTCTTATATCCAAACTGAATTTAATACATGTAAAGCCTGCCATAAGGATTCTAAACTATCACCAATTTAATTCAAGTTCAAATACCTTGAAGGCAGTCACAGTTCTCAGCCTCCTTCCTGACAACATCAAGAACAGAATCAATAAGCTCTGCACCCTCGGTGTAGTGACCCTTGGCCCAGTTGTTACCAGCACCAGACTGCCCAAACACAAAGTTGTCAGGGCGGAAGATCTGCCCGTACGGTCCAGTACGGACACTGTCCatagtaccaggctcaagatccatAAGGACAGCTCGGGGCACAAAGCGACCACAGGAGGCCTCATTGTAGTAGACGTTGACGCGCTCCAGCTGCAGGTCAGAGGTGCCGACATACCGCCCGGTGGGGTCGATGCCATGCTCATCACACACCACCTCCCAGAACTTGGAACCAATCTGGTTTCCACACTGTCCACCCTGGATGTGCAGGATCTCCCTCATCTTCTCTCTGAAATCATAGAtatacaaaggtaaggagtcacatACTGCAGCAGTAGTTCAGCGTGGGAAATGATTGATCCAGCTAGATTTattcactcaaaacaaagcaagatCTGACTTGTTTGGCTTTTCTGAACGCAATCATCAACTATTTGGGGTTATTATGAACGAATCAATCTCTATGACTAGCAACATAGTCCAAATGTTCACGTGCAAGCTACAGTTTTGAAATGGCAAGATATGGTTACACAGTAAATTCAAAATCAGAACGGTGCAACCAAGCCAATAGCAGGGCCTACTGACTTAGCACCAGGTTAATTttcccaaaatcacatccaaagaGGACGTGCTCAGAAATCAGGCTTGCAGATACTCTAATGTGGGGAAACCACGGCATGAACTAGTACAAAATCTGTTCCAAACCTAGATGCGTCACCTCCGCCAGATCCCTAAAAGCGCGCCTCAGATCTACTGCTCCAGGCGCAAAATCTGACGGCAAATCCCCACAAAACAGATCCAATCTGGCCCATACAAACTTAAGCACAAGACAAAACTACCAGATCGACGCATCCCACGGCCAAAATCGCCGGATATACCCCCCAGATCCGCGCACATTTCCTACTTCCTCGCCCAAAACGACCTCGatttttcaaacaaatttgaaaaactAACCAAACAAAACCGCCGCTCATACAACATATCAGATCAACAAGGCATTGGCGGAAGCAAATTCAAGAAAGCGGCTTAAGAACTTACGGTTGGCGAGCTGGCTCGACGAAGCAGTGGGAGTGGGGAGTGTGGCGGCGAGGAGAGATTGGTTGTGGGGTGGGGCGGAGGGCGACTGGGCGTTCGGGGGCAGGGAGAAATATATATAGCCGTAGGAGGGGGACCGCGGGGCAGGGGCTAGATCCGACGGCCGGCGCGCGTCGCTTCAAACGGCCGGCGCGATCGGACGGCCCACGTTTTCACTTTTTGAATTTCACCGTGGCGAGCGGACGGACCTGCCCCTGGGGATATTTCGCATCGCTGGCCGCCCGCTGTCGGTGTGACTTGCTGCGCCCTTTTCGGTTGGTTTGCGGACGCTGGTACTGACGGGTGGGGTACGGGGGAGCTGGGTCCCGCGCGTCGGTGGGCGTGGGCGGGATGTGACGGTACGGCGGAGGTAGTTGGGGGTGGGAGCAGGCTGCTGCTGCGATGGGCAGTGGCCAGCGGTGGCCGGTGGCTGCGCACGGGCCATGGGCACGGCTGCTCGTCGGCAGGGTTTCATACCGCGAGCTGGCGGAGATCGTGTGTGTTTGGAGAAAATTTGTCCAGCTTTTTCCTCTCGTGGACTTGGTTCGATTCGATTGAGGGCTGGTGCTTGTTACTAGAAGGTTGGAATTTCTCGCATAAGACCAACTCCAACGGGTGACCCAAATAAATGGCGATTTCGTCCGCCTTTTGTCTGCTTGAATCAGCCGCCCGTTCGGCGTCCGTTCTGTTTTAAATATGGGTCGGCAGGGCACCCAACGCGCCGCCCGATATGTGTCGGCGTGGCTGCCTGCCCCCCCTATTTTTTGCATGATCGCATAGTTTGAATCAAAATAAAATCGTTTTGGACCGAACAAAATTGTATAGTTTATTACAAGTCAAATGAAAATAAAAAGGTCTCACATAGctctcacatagttttgcaaacgaataaaagaagatacatctatttggtagcaacatgagcccacatatgctcaaccaaatcattttgcagttgcacgtgagtttctCAATTACACATGTCTCCATGAAATTGGATGAACTGTTCAAACGTTGCCGCTattccatgctcaggcacaacattctcaccctgaaaatGAAACCCTTAATCATACAGACGTTTTGGacgctcgtcttctacgatcatattatgcatgatcacacaagcagtcatcatctCCCACAGTTTTTGCGTGCTCCAGGTATTaacaggataccgaacgatgccccatcgagattgcaaaacaccaaaggcacgctcgacatccttcctagcactctcttactcttgggcaaatcttttcctcttctctccgacatggttgggtattgtcttcacaatagtggtccactAAGGATAGACACCGTCACCCAGATAGTATCCTTTGCCGTAGGTGTGGCCattgacagtaaagttcaccggtgggttgttgccttcggcaagcctagcaaacaccggcgaccgctgaagcacgttgatatcattgtgtgatccggccatgccaaagaaagagtgtcagatccagagatcttgagatgtcacggcctcaagtatgacagtgcaagccctgacatggcccttatactgcccttgtcAAGCAGAAGGgtagttcttccactcccaatgcatgcaGTCTATACTATAAAGCATCCCGGGGAAGCCCCTGCtcgcattcatcgccaacaaacgggctGTATCTTCAGCAGTCggttctctcaagtactcagggccaaacacagccttgcagaacttatacagggactctaggcaagtagactcgctcatacggacgtactcgtcaatgagatcaccgggcactccgtatgcaagcattcgaaTGGCGGcattgcatttctgataagaggaaaaACCAATCTTGCCAACGGCATCatctttgcactcgaaatagtcatcatagccgacccccccccccttctctaatacggttgaaaacatgcctaTTCATACAGAAACGACGGCGGAATTTCTGATGTTTGAACTatgggtttgttgtatcaaagtagtccttccaaagaaggaaatgccaGCTCTCTCGGTcgcgattcaacgccggaaggtggcctGGAATGGAGCCACAGAATAATGGCCGCTagctgttgaggtggtgatggaccaacacggcagccaaaatctcctcctcgtcatcggaggaCGAATCGACGGAGTCGCAAAGaaaattgtgaaaaaagaactcgtcggcggagtccattttgtaccttggaAAACCGTCGAATAGCTTGCAAGCGTCGACGAAGCAGACGACGGGCGAAAGGAGTCATGGCGCGCACGGACCAGCTAGCTGTCCtgccggcgtccgacgagcgtgccggtgaggatctggccgggcggcgaggcggcttccTAGTCGGGGGCGGCTGTGTGGTGGGGGGCGTGGGGCGTGGGAAGTAGTCGGCTCCCCGGCGGCAAGACAGCGGTGGCGGGCGATGTGGGAGTGGGCGGCATAGCTGCACGGAAGTGGAGGCCTCGACAGTTGGCCGAGTCACCGGCAAAAATGGGCGGCGGCATCGGCGATGAAGGAGGAGGGTGAGGGTTACTGTTGGATGGGGAAGGGAAATGTGACATAGACCAGTGGGcccgggggggagggggcagagcgaGCATACACGCGTCTGTCGCGTGTCCGctccgacgcaaatccggctcaaaattggGTCGGGAATGGGTCGCCTGCGGACGAAAAGCGGATGCACGTCCGTTTGGGTTGACGTGTTGGGCCGCCTTTTCTGTccccgccgacccaaacggacggcggcggacgaaatgggtcgccccgtcGGAGTTGCTCTAATGGTGC encodes:
- the LOC119348781 gene encoding uncharacterized protein LOC119348781, translated to METLAVAGGKPLSSARARRIARSREEMLGLLADFDGGDGSDRELSFSDLVDAVRPPPHTGHASASPPAPVGVEAEAAEQRREEAPAPKQKQAAAVAGKERRRLRRRQSDNRGSCGGGADGNGVLLNFYVPGLLTRSITAPRPGRGVMPAAGARQSAPPTVAAGKTRMQASLDIGCWPALWGRGRDHHHRNKPV
- the LOC119348780 gene encoding tubulin beta-5 chain is translated as MREILHIQGGQCGNQIGSKFWEVVCDEHGIDPTGRYVGTSDLQLERVNVYYNEASCGRFVPRAVLMDLEPGTMDSVRTGPYGQIFRPDNFVFGQSGAGNNWAKGHYTEGAELIDSVLDVVRKEAENCDCLQGFQVCHSLGGGTGSGMGTLLISKIREEYPDRMMLTFSVFPSPKVSDTVVEPYNATLSVHQLVENADECMVLDNEALYDICFRTLKLTTPSFGDLNHLISATMSGVTCCLRFPGQLNSDLRKLAVNLIPFPRLHFFMVGFAPLTSRGSQMYRSLTVPELTQQMWDSKNMMCAADPRHGRYLTASAMFRGKMSTKEVDEQMINVQNKNSSYFVEWIPNNVKSSVCDIAPRGLSMASTFIGNSTSIQEMFRRVSEQFTAMFRRKAFLHWYTGEGMDEMEFTEAESNMNDLVAEYQQYQDATADEEEELYEDEDDADLQE